The proteins below come from a single Marinobacter bohaiensis genomic window:
- a CDS encoding sensor domain-containing diguanylate cyclase yields MTLTLIIVAFAQDIAVRELRDRVGSNLQEVSLQMRDKIEMVLEERYRDLLGLSGVLALDAGKGEYAHVRSMLDSLQATYDKFAWLGLAGVDGRVLVSSGGVLAGASVADRPWFRAGLEGPYLGDVHDAQMLAEILASAGAAPLRLIDVAVPVYSSVSGEQIGVLGAHLYWSWIQEIERGIIVPLESRLGAELLVVSIDRQVLLGPPGTVGTTLDTNAARAALSGETGHMVETWPDGERYLVGYSQTRDHAQYEGLKWAVLLRKPARSAFEPANHIRNGIIVAGLLSALVFCMLAWLAAQRVSRPLLDMTHEAEAINEGRRDARISPRDDFDEVNVLSRAMNRLIQGLKGQEQELRLLNTTLEDRVAARTEDLELANKSLRDEIAMRERLRAERERMIRQLQELANTDALTGISNRRHFFDEGERLLKRVTRRDTGAALILFDVDHFKRINDAHGHGVGDEALRHIVARAQDTIREVDLIARVGGEEFAILLEDEEGGNVRDIAERLRALVATSPLVLPGQVDGVSGQAKTISMTVSLGVARLRDCPGPDLDILLACADRALYEAKASGRNRVCSYHPEPA; encoded by the coding sequence GTGACATTGACGCTGATCATCGTGGCGTTCGCGCAGGACATTGCCGTGCGCGAGCTGCGCGATCGCGTCGGGTCCAACCTCCAGGAAGTCTCCCTGCAGATGCGCGACAAGATCGAGATGGTGCTGGAAGAGCGCTATCGCGATCTGCTGGGGCTTTCCGGAGTACTGGCGCTGGACGCGGGGAAGGGCGAGTACGCTCACGTGCGGTCCATGCTGGACTCGCTCCAGGCCACCTACGACAAGTTCGCCTGGCTGGGGCTGGCCGGTGTGGACGGCCGCGTGCTGGTCAGCTCCGGCGGTGTGCTGGCCGGGGCCAGCGTGGCGGACCGCCCCTGGTTCCGGGCCGGGCTGGAAGGTCCCTACCTGGGCGACGTGCACGACGCGCAAATGCTGGCCGAGATCCTGGCGTCGGCCGGGGCTGCGCCGCTACGGCTGATCGATGTGGCGGTTCCGGTGTACTCGTCGGTCTCCGGGGAGCAGATTGGCGTGCTGGGCGCGCACCTGTACTGGTCCTGGATCCAGGAAATTGAGCGCGGCATCATCGTGCCACTGGAAAGTCGCCTGGGCGCCGAGCTGCTGGTGGTCTCCATCGACCGCCAGGTCCTGCTGGGTCCGCCCGGTACGGTGGGCACCACCCTCGATACCAACGCCGCCCGCGCTGCCCTGAGTGGCGAGACCGGCCACATGGTCGAGACCTGGCCCGACGGCGAACGCTACCTAGTGGGGTACAGCCAGACCCGGGATCACGCCCAGTATGAGGGGCTGAAATGGGCCGTGCTGCTGCGCAAGCCGGCGCGCAGTGCCTTCGAACCCGCTAACCACATCCGCAACGGCATCATCGTCGCCGGCCTGCTGTCGGCCCTGGTGTTCTGCATGCTGGCCTGGCTGGCGGCGCAGCGGGTGTCCCGCCCGCTGCTGGACATGACCCACGAGGCCGAAGCGATCAACGAAGGCCGGCGCGATGCGCGAATCTCGCCGCGGGACGATTTCGACGAGGTGAACGTGCTGTCCCGGGCCATGAACCGGCTGATTCAGGGCCTCAAGGGCCAGGAGCAGGAGTTGCGGCTGCTCAACACCACGCTGGAAGACCGGGTGGCAGCGCGCACCGAGGATCTGGAGCTGGCCAACAAGAGTCTGCGCGACGAGATCGCCATGCGCGAGCGCCTGCGCGCCGAGCGTGAGCGGATGATCCGCCAGCTCCAGGAACTGGCCAACACCGACGCGCTGACCGGCATCAGCAATCGCCGGCATTTCTTCGACGAGGGTGAGAGGCTGCTCAAGCGGGTGACCCGCCGCGACACCGGCGCGGCGCTGATCCTGTTCGATGTGGATCATTTCAAGCGCATCAACGACGCTCACGGTCACGGCGTTGGCGACGAGGCGCTCAGGCACATTGTCGCCCGGGCGCAGGACACCATCCGCGAAGTGGACCTGATCGCGCGTGTGGGCGGTGAGGAGTTCGCCATCCTGCTGGAGGACGAGGAGGGCGGCAACGTGCGGGACATCGCCGAGCGCCTGCGAGCGCTGGTGGCGACCAGTCCGCTGGTCCTTCCCGGACAGGTGGACGGGGTCTCAGGTCAGGCGAAAACGATTTCCATGACCGTCAGTCTGGGCGTCGCGCGCCTGCGGGACTGCCCCGGGCCCGATCTGGACATCCTGCTGGCCTGCGCCGACCGGGCACTCTACGAAGCCAAGGCGTCCGGCCGCAACCGCGTCTGCAGCTATCACCCGGAGCCGGCCTGA
- a CDS encoding TetR/AcrR family transcriptional regulator: MAQSDTVDRILDAAEELFAERGFSETSLRMITSKASVNLAAVNYHFGSKNALIQAVFARFLTPFSETLENAFDDLERRCAGQPASLEQILWVLTESAVRMPHRNEKGISIFMRLLGLAYTQSQGHLRKFLEAEYSEPFGRLMSLLKAGTPQLSAVDRYWRIQFMLGATAFTMSSSDALREILENKLGVDTTVQEIAARLVPFLAAGLKADDPVSVSRTA, encoded by the coding sequence ATGGCGCAGTCCGATACCGTCGATCGCATCCTGGATGCCGCAGAAGAACTGTTTGCAGAGCGCGGGTTTTCCGAAACCTCGCTGCGGATGATCACCAGTAAGGCTAGCGTCAACCTGGCCGCCGTCAACTACCATTTCGGGTCCAAGAACGCGCTGATCCAGGCCGTTTTCGCCCGCTTCCTGACGCCATTCTCGGAAACCCTGGAAAACGCCTTCGATGATCTGGAGCGCCGCTGCGCCGGCCAGCCGGCGTCGCTGGAGCAGATTCTCTGGGTGCTGACCGAAAGCGCGGTGCGGATGCCGCATCGCAACGAGAAGGGCATCTCCATCTTCATGCGCCTGCTGGGTCTGGCCTACACCCAGTCCCAGGGACACCTGCGCAAGTTTCTGGAAGCGGAATACAGCGAGCCCTTCGGTCGCCTGATGTCGTTGCTCAAGGCCGGTACGCCGCAACTGTCGGCGGTGGACCGCTACTGGCGCATCCAGTTCATGCTGGGCGCGACCGCCTTCACCATGTCCAGCAGTGACGCCCTGCGGGAAATCCTCGAGAACAAGCTGGGCGTGGACACCACGGTCCAGGAAATCGCCGCCCGCCTGGTGCCCTTCCTCGCCGCGGGGCTGAAAGCCGACGATCCGGTGTCGGTCTCCCGCACGGCCTGA
- a CDS encoding riboflavin synthase subunit alpha, which produces MFTGIVQGQAHVVSVDQKPGLATYVLEFPADQVEAVAIGASVSINGTCLTVTRQAGNRLWFDAMQETLTLTTLDSLKAGDRINFERAARIGDEIGGHLLSGHVHTVAEVSRIEAPENNRTLYFRVPPQWMKYIFAKGYIAINGASLTIGEVEGDTFNVHLIPETLRVTTFGDLTVGDNVNIEIDSQTQTIVDTLARLGYDRPPSV; this is translated from the coding sequence ATGTTTACCGGTATTGTCCAGGGCCAGGCCCACGTCGTTTCCGTCGATCAGAAGCCGGGGCTGGCCACCTACGTCCTCGAATTCCCCGCTGACCAGGTCGAAGCGGTGGCTATCGGCGCGTCCGTCTCCATCAACGGCACCTGCCTGACGGTGACGCGACAGGCCGGCAACCGCCTCTGGTTCGACGCCATGCAGGAAACCCTGACCCTCACCACACTCGACAGCCTGAAGGCAGGCGACCGGATCAATTTCGAGCGCGCCGCACGGATCGGCGACGAGATCGGCGGCCACCTGCTGTCCGGCCACGTCCACACGGTGGCAGAGGTCTCCCGGATCGAGGCGCCGGAAAACAACCGCACCCTGTATTTCCGCGTGCCACCCCAATGGATGAAGTACATCTTCGCCAAGGGCTACATCGCGATCAACGGCGCCAGCCTCACCATCGGCGAGGTGGAGGGCGACACCTTCAACGTCCACCTGATCCCGGAAACCCTGCGGGTCACCACATTCGGCGACCTGACGGTCGGCGACAACGTCAATATCGAGATCGACAGCCAGACCCAGACCATCGTCGACACCCTGGCACGACTGGGTTACGACCGCCCGCCCTCGGTCTGA
- a CDS encoding UDP-2,3-diacylglucosamine diphosphatase: MHQYRSVFISDVHLGSADCQAEYLLDFLDNVRCETLYLVGDIIDLIAMQRRVHFPKSHQEVVQRLVRIAADGTRVIYVPGNHDEFLRNFCGQTLAGIQLLHKAVHTTADGRRFVVCHGDQFDQVVRCSPLLLLVGDRAHGLLLRLNRWFNLWRKLRKKPYWSLAAWVKTRIGQAKAFIQRFEMAALTAAERGQYDGYICGHIHSAGFRQGTGGLYCNDGDWVEHCTALVEGFDGSLDILHWSERPHIVESEPQRRRTPVPEWQPLPGQVAARASRH; the protein is encoded by the coding sequence ATGCATCAATACCGGAGCGTGTTTATCTCGGACGTTCACCTGGGGTCGGCCGATTGTCAGGCCGAATACCTGCTCGACTTTCTCGACAACGTACGATGTGAAACGCTTTACCTGGTGGGCGATATCATCGACCTGATCGCCATGCAGCGCCGGGTTCATTTTCCCAAGTCCCATCAGGAAGTGGTTCAGCGGCTGGTCCGGATCGCCGCCGACGGGACCCGCGTGATCTACGTGCCCGGCAATCACGACGAATTCCTGCGCAACTTCTGCGGCCAGACCCTGGCCGGTATCCAGCTTTTGCACAAAGCCGTGCACACCACCGCCGACGGCCGCCGTTTCGTGGTCTGCCACGGCGACCAGTTCGATCAGGTGGTGCGTTGCAGTCCGCTGCTGCTGTTGGTGGGGGACCGGGCTCACGGCCTGCTGTTGCGCCTGAACCGCTGGTTTAATCTCTGGCGCAAACTGCGCAAGAAACCCTACTGGTCGCTGGCGGCCTGGGTGAAAACGCGCATCGGTCAGGCCAAGGCGTTTATCCAGCGTTTCGAGATGGCGGCCCTGACCGCCGCGGAACGTGGCCAGTACGACGGTTACATCTGCGGCCATATCCACTCGGCCGGCTTTCGCCAGGGCACGGGCGGTCTCTACTGCAACGACGGCGACTGGGTGGAGCACTGCACGGCGCTGGTGGAAGGATTCGACGGTTCGCTGGATATCCTGCACTGGTCCGAGCGCCCGCATATCGTCGAAAGCGAGCCGCAGCGGCGCCGGACGCCGGTGCCCGAATGGCAGCCGCTGCCGGGCCAGGTGGCGGCCCGGGCCAGCCGCCACTGA
- a CDS encoding acetyltransferase → MLLKHLPTGHLVETSDLTTLTNPCKDTVEARFLWGEETQDPEAFSKQALVFPSGEQLPHCWWDIHYQEESLVPHRATAAERTPGYYGA, encoded by the coding sequence ATGTTGCTCAAGCACCTGCCCACCGGGCATCTGGTCGAAACCAGCGATCTGACCACGCTGACCAATCCCTGCAAGGACACCGTGGAGGCCCGCTTCCTGTGGGGCGAGGAAACCCAGGATCCGGAAGCGTTCAGCAAACAGGCCCTGGTGTTTCCCTCCGGCGAGCAACTGCCCCACTGCTGGTGGGACATCCACTACCAGGAGGAAAGCCTGGTGCCCCACCGCGCGACGGCGGCGGAGCGAACACCGGGTTATTACGGCGCCTGA
- a CDS encoding flavin reductase family protein, translated as MIIDFTEMPSDRVYHCMTQSLIPRPVAWVLSENPEGDYNLAPFSFFTAVTSNPPLIMLSVGRKPDGDFKDTRVNIEERKKFVIHIAHDELARTMTETARSLPHGVSEVAQNDLKTVPFDGFDLPRLADCKIALACELYQLQELGPNRQSVIFGQVSQLYVDDAAATRDEKDRFRIDAEAIQPIGRLGGSEYMTFGEILSIPRPS; from the coding sequence ATGATTATCGATTTCACGGAGATGCCCAGCGACCGGGTCTACCATTGCATGACTCAGTCCCTGATTCCGCGGCCCGTGGCCTGGGTGCTGTCGGAGAACCCGGAGGGAGACTACAACCTCGCGCCCTTTTCGTTCTTCACGGCAGTGACCTCCAATCCGCCGCTGATCATGCTTTCGGTGGGGCGCAAGCCGGACGGCGACTTCAAAGACACCCGGGTCAACATCGAGGAGCGCAAGAAGTTCGTGATCCATATCGCGCACGATGAACTGGCCCGCACCATGACCGAAACGGCGCGGAGTCTCCCCCATGGCGTGTCCGAAGTGGCCCAGAACGACCTGAAAACCGTGCCGTTCGACGGTTTCGATCTACCGCGCCTGGCGGACTGCAAGATCGCACTGGCGTGCGAGCTTTACCAGCTGCAGGAGCTGGGGCCCAATCGTCAGTCCGTGATCTTCGGCCAGGTCAGCCAGCTGTATGTGGACGATGCCGCCGCGACACGCGACGAGAAGGACCGCTTCAGGATCGACGCCGAAGCGATTCAGCCGATCGGCCGTCTGGGCGGCAGTGAATACATGACCTTTGGTGAGATCCTCAGCATTCCACGTCCGTCCTGA
- a CDS encoding S-methyl-5'-thioinosine phosphorylase: MSANENRDKAVIGIIGGTGLTELDGLEITGQQEMETPWGKPSAPLVHGRLNDVPVIFLARHGNPHRIPPHQVNYRANLWALREAGVRTVIGVNAVGGIHTAMGPAQIVIPDQLIDYTWGRPSTFFEGDLEQVTHIDFTFPYTEALRAALKSAALDRGVHCLDFGVYAATQGPRLETAAEVRRLERDGCDLIGMTGMPEAALAAELELEYGCLALVVNWAAGKSDHIITMDEIQAAIDEGMSGVREILTQLIGSGYSPGA; the protein is encoded by the coding sequence ATGAGCGCCAACGAAAACCGGGACAAAGCCGTGATCGGCATTATTGGCGGCACCGGACTGACCGAGCTGGACGGCCTGGAGATCACGGGTCAGCAGGAGATGGAAACGCCTTGGGGCAAACCGTCAGCGCCGCTGGTGCACGGCCGACTCAACGACGTTCCGGTTATTTTCCTGGCGCGCCACGGCAATCCGCACCGCATCCCGCCCCACCAAGTGAACTATCGGGCCAACCTCTGGGCGCTGCGTGAAGCCGGTGTGCGCACCGTTATCGGTGTGAACGCGGTGGGTGGTATTCACACGGCGATGGGGCCGGCGCAGATTGTCATTCCGGACCAACTGATCGACTACACCTGGGGGCGCCCCAGTACCTTCTTCGAGGGCGATCTGGAGCAAGTCACGCACATCGATTTCACCTTCCCGTACACCGAAGCCCTGCGCGCGGCGCTGAAGTCCGCGGCCCTGGATCGTGGTGTTCACTGCCTGGATTTCGGTGTCTACGCCGCGACCCAGGGGCCACGTCTGGAAACGGCGGCGGAAGTGCGTCGGCTGGAGCGGGACGGCTGCGACCTGATCGGCATGACCGGCATGCCGGAAGCGGCGTTGGCCGCGGAACTGGAGCTGGAATACGGCTGTCTGGCGCTGGTGGTGAACTGGGCGGCCGGCAAGTCCGACCACATCATCACCATGGATGAGATCCAGGCTGCCATCGATGAGGGGATGTCAGGCGTCAGGGAGATCCTGACGCAGCTGATCGGGAGCGGTTACTCGCCGGGGGCTTGA
- a CDS encoding mechanosensitive ion channel family protein, giving the protein MEDAPQGLERWIENYTLLSLEWRVAIAVFALVFATAVVAFIVSRVILRLESKFGKTRNLWDDAFLHALRKPAVGFVWLQGVYWAATLAHRYSDAEIFKANATILKVGLIWLFVWTLWGFVKQAETILASPSKMRRPMDYTTVMAVSKLARAVVVVTAVLIVMESLGYSISGVLAFGGIGGIAIGFAAKDLLANLFGGLVVHMDRPFKVGDWIRSPDQEIEGTVEHIGWRMTTIRTFDKRPLYVPNAVFTTISVENPSRMTNRRINETIGIRYLDVSEMGAIVHDIRDMLKEHDEIDTDQTLIVNFLRFNNSSLDIMVYTFTKTVEWVKFHAIKQDVLLRISEIIAGYGAEVAFPTRTLHVADTLRLAQDKTGDQEGAGDEREDSAQNRPSYREADDLEHFEADTQANRTTYGDAD; this is encoded by the coding sequence TTGGAAGACGCACCGCAAGGTCTGGAGCGCTGGATCGAGAATTACACGCTGCTGTCGCTTGAGTGGCGAGTGGCCATTGCCGTTTTCGCGTTGGTGTTTGCCACCGCGGTGGTGGCGTTCATTGTCAGCCGGGTGATCCTGCGGCTGGAGAGCAAGTTCGGCAAGACCCGGAATCTCTGGGACGACGCTTTCCTGCACGCCCTGCGCAAACCCGCCGTCGGTTTCGTCTGGCTGCAGGGGGTCTACTGGGCCGCGACGTTGGCCCACCGCTATTCGGACGCGGAAATCTTCAAGGCCAACGCCACGATTCTCAAGGTTGGCTTGATCTGGCTTTTTGTCTGGACGCTGTGGGGGTTTGTCAAGCAGGCGGAAACCATCCTGGCGTCGCCGTCGAAAATGCGCCGTCCGATGGACTACACCACGGTGATGGCGGTGAGCAAGCTGGCCCGGGCCGTAGTGGTGGTCACTGCCGTACTGATCGTCATGGAATCCCTGGGCTATAGCATTTCCGGGGTGCTGGCGTTCGGCGGTATCGGCGGTATCGCCATCGGTTTTGCGGCGAAGGACCTGCTGGCCAACCTGTTCGGCGGTCTGGTGGTTCACATGGACCGGCCGTTCAAAGTGGGGGACTGGATCCGTTCGCCGGACCAGGAAATCGAGGGCACGGTCGAACACATCGGCTGGCGTATGACCACCATCCGCACGTTCGACAAACGCCCGCTCTACGTGCCCAACGCGGTGTTCACCACCATCTCCGTGGAAAACCCGTCGCGCATGACCAACCGACGCATCAACGAAACCATCGGCATCCGCTATCTGGACGTCAGCGAAATGGGGGCGATTGTCCACGATATCCGGGACATGCTGAAAGAGCACGACGAAATCGATACCGATCAAACGTTAATCGTGAACTTCCTGCGCTTCAATAACTCCTCTCTCGATATCATGGTGTACACCTTCACCAAGACCGTCGAGTGGGTGAAGTTCCACGCGATCAAGCAGGATGTGCTGCTGCGCATCAGCGAGATCATCGCCGGTTACGGTGCCGAGGTGGCTTTCCCGACGCGCACGTTGCACGTGGCGGACACGCTGCGTCTGGCCCAGGATAAAACCGGTGACCAGGAAGGCGCCGGCGACGAGAGGGAGGATTCGGCGCAGAATCGGCCGTCTTACCGCGAGGCGGATGATCTGGAACACTTTGAGGCGGACACCCAGGCCAATCGCACCACATACGGAGACGCAGACTGA
- a CDS encoding ammonium transporter, with product MEVTSAVETLLQSANTFFLLLGAIMVLAMHAGFAFLEVGTVRHKNQVNALVKIMTDFGVSTLAYFFVGYTVAYQTDFFANATELTQANGYDLVKFFFLLTFAAAIPAIVSGGIAERARFYPMLIASALIVALVYPFFEGIVWNGNYGFQAWLEAQFGAGFHDFAGSVVVHGVGGWIALAAVLVLGARTGRYRNGRVVAFAPSNIPFLALGAWILTVGWFGFNVMSAQTLDGISGLVAVNSLMAMVGGIVVSMLVGRKDPGFIHNGPLAGLVAVCAGSDLMHPIGALVTGGVAGALFVFLFEWAQNRITRLDDVLGVWPLHGVCGVWGGIAAGIFGQAGLGGLGGVSLMAQIVGSLAGVIVALVGGFIVYGIVNAVSRVRLSQEEEYEGADLAIHRIAATSMDK from the coding sequence GTGGAAGTCACGAGTGCCGTCGAGACGCTGCTGCAGAGCGCCAACACCTTCTTCCTGTTGCTGGGGGCGATCATGGTGCTGGCCATGCACGCCGGCTTCGCGTTCCTGGAAGTGGGGACCGTCCGCCACAAGAACCAGGTCAATGCCCTGGTGAAGATCATGACGGACTTCGGGGTCTCGACGCTGGCCTATTTCTTCGTCGGCTACACGGTGGCCTATCAGACGGACTTTTTCGCCAATGCGACGGAGCTGACCCAGGCCAACGGCTACGATCTGGTCAAGTTCTTCTTCCTGCTGACGTTTGCCGCGGCGATTCCCGCCATTGTGTCTGGCGGCATTGCCGAGCGGGCGCGTTTCTACCCGATGCTCATTGCCTCAGCGCTGATCGTGGCGTTGGTTTATCCCTTCTTCGAGGGCATCGTCTGGAACGGCAACTACGGTTTCCAGGCGTGGCTTGAGGCTCAGTTCGGCGCCGGCTTCCATGACTTCGCCGGCTCCGTGGTGGTGCATGGTGTGGGCGGCTGGATCGCGCTGGCCGCGGTCCTGGTTCTTGGCGCGCGGACCGGGCGCTATCGCAACGGTCGTGTGGTGGCCTTCGCGCCGTCCAACATTCCGTTCCTGGCGCTGGGCGCCTGGATTCTCACGGTTGGCTGGTTTGGCTTCAACGTGATGTCCGCGCAAACCCTGGACGGCATCAGTGGTCTGGTGGCGGTCAACAGTCTGATGGCTATGGTCGGTGGCATCGTGGTTTCCATGCTGGTGGGGCGCAAGGACCCGGGCTTTATCCATAATGGGCCGCTGGCCGGCCTGGTGGCGGTGTGCGCCGGGTCCGACCTGATGCATCCGATTGGCGCCCTGGTCACCGGCGGTGTGGCCGGCGCGCTCTTTGTGTTCCTGTTCGAGTGGGCGCAGAACCGCATCACCCGCCTGGACGACGTTCTGGGTGTCTGGCCGCTGCACGGTGTGTGTGGTGTCTGGGGCGGTATCGCTGCCGGTATCTTCGGCCAGGCCGGTCTGGGTGGTCTGGGCGGTGTCAGCCTGATGGCGCAGATCGTCGGTTCGCTGGCGGGCGTGATCGTGGCGCTGGTCGGTGGCTTCATCGTCTACGGTATCGTGAATGCGGTGAGCCGCGTGCGCCTGTCCCAGGAAGAGGAGTACGAGGGCGCCGACCTCGCCATTCATCGCATTGCGGCGACGTCCATGGACAAGTAA
- a CDS encoding acyl-CoA thioesterase gives MTDSNAHRPVADSAIEDHVYKVFPNDLNAHQTAFGGMIMAKCDRLALVVAERHSGRVCVTAAVDSFAFRAPAKGNDTLIFRASINRSWHSSMEIGVRVVAENSYTGEERHIVSAYFTFVALDDAGEPVDVPEVLTQTDRQERRYREADLRREARLKMRADIKRARANDPSAP, from the coding sequence ATGACCGACAGCAACGCGCACCGACCGGTTGCCGACTCCGCCATCGAGGACCACGTCTACAAGGTCTTCCCCAACGATCTCAACGCCCACCAGACCGCATTCGGCGGCATGATCATGGCCAAGTGCGACCGGCTGGCGCTGGTGGTGGCGGAGCGGCATTCCGGGCGGGTCTGCGTAACCGCGGCGGTGGATTCCTTCGCTTTCCGCGCACCGGCCAAGGGCAACGACACGCTGATCTTCCGCGCCTCGATCAATCGCAGCTGGCATTCGTCGATGGAAATCGGCGTACGGGTGGTGGCGGAGAACAGCTACACCGGCGAGGAACGGCACATCGTGTCGGCCTACTTCACCTTCGTCGCCCTGGACGACGCCGGTGAGCCGGTCGATGTGCCGGAAGTACTGACGCAGACAGACAGGCAGGAACGCCGCTATCGCGAAGCGGATTTGCGGCGGGAAGCACGCCTGAAAATGCGGGCCGACATCAAGCGCGCCCGAGCCAACGACCCCAGCGCGCCCTGA
- a CDS encoding L,D-transpeptidase: MALAHHLYIRIPEQTLVAEMADGSTRTYAVSTAANGPGEADGSGCTPRGDHYVRACIGAEQPLGAVFRGRRATGEVYSSELATAHPERDWILTRILWLCGRETGRNRGGQVDSMRRYIYIHGTPDSEPMGEPRSHGCVRMRNADVLELFDCVRPGTPVLIEG; the protein is encoded by the coding sequence ATGGCGTTAGCCCACCACCTCTACATCCGCATTCCCGAACAGACCCTGGTTGCCGAGATGGCGGACGGTTCGACGCGTACCTACGCGGTGTCCACGGCCGCCAATGGTCCCGGCGAAGCCGACGGTTCCGGCTGCACGCCGCGCGGCGACCATTACGTGCGCGCCTGTATCGGCGCTGAGCAGCCGCTGGGAGCGGTTTTCCGGGGGCGCCGGGCCACAGGGGAGGTGTATTCCAGCGAGCTCGCGACAGCGCATCCCGAGCGCGACTGGATCCTCACCCGCATCCTCTGGCTTTGTGGTCGCGAAACCGGCCGCAACCGCGGTGGCCAGGTCGACTCCATGCGCCGCTATATCTATATTCACGGCACTCCGGACTCGGAACCGATGGGCGAACCCCGCTCTCACGGTTGCGTGCGCATGCGCAACGCCGATGTGCTGGAGTTGTTTGATTGTGTTCGCCCCGGCACGCCTGTGCTGATTGAGGGTTGA
- a CDS encoding methyltransferase: MKLADRELSLTRPGKGHKDLRAWDAADELLLEAYADHRGDGPAPRVAIVDDAFGALTLGLADCQPVSLADSALSREAIAHNAHANGLDVSRVDDWRAPPQGPFDRILVKLPRQVDYLEYILRWANEVLAPDGLVLGAAMIKHMPAGCADRFTRLMGSNEPQPARRKARVVLARPGEPRLDGWAGLWRGYRTADGWGAEGLPAVFARERLDIGTQMFLPVVREQVQALPTGARVLDLGCGNGVLGLSALNLRPDLAVTFCDVSSQAIASARHNHDRALPGTTARFHHVDGVPQGERFDLILCNPPFHEGGTVGDHIALRLFRQSARALTGKGRLLVVGNRHLGYHVKLKRQFRQVRQRAADPKFVVFECAPRQTEGGRS, encoded by the coding sequence TTGAAACTGGCTGATCGAGAGCTGTCGCTCACGCGCCCCGGCAAGGGCCACAAGGACCTGCGCGCCTGGGACGCGGCCGATGAATTGCTGCTGGAAGCCTATGCCGACCACCGTGGCGACGGGCCAGCGCCACGGGTAGCCATCGTCGATGACGCCTTTGGCGCGCTGACCCTGGGGCTGGCCGACTGTCAGCCGGTGAGCCTGGCCGACAGCGCCCTGAGCCGGGAAGCCATTGCCCACAACGCTCACGCCAATGGCCTGGACGTGTCGCGGGTAGACGACTGGCGGGCGCCGCCCCAGGGACCGTTCGACCGGATTCTGGTCAAGCTGCCGCGCCAGGTGGACTACCTGGAATACATCCTGCGCTGGGCCAACGAGGTGCTCGCGCCGGATGGGCTCGTGCTCGGTGCTGCGATGATCAAGCACATGCCCGCTGGCTGCGCCGATCGGTTCACCCGGTTGATGGGCTCCAACGAGCCGCAGCCGGCCCGGCGCAAGGCGCGGGTGGTGCTGGCCCGCCCGGGTGAGCCTCGGCTGGATGGCTGGGCAGGGCTGTGGCGAGGCTATCGCACGGCGGACGGCTGGGGCGCGGAGGGCCTGCCGGCGGTGTTTGCCCGCGAGCGACTGGATATCGGCACCCAGATGTTCCTGCCCGTTGTCCGGGAACAGGTCCAGGCTCTGCCGACCGGCGCCCGGGTGCTGGACCTGGGGTGCGGTAACGGCGTCCTTGGGTTGAGCGCCCTGAACCTGCGGCCGGATCTGGCGGTGACTTTCTGTGATGTGTCGAGCCAGGCGATTGCCAGCGCCCGCCATAACCACGACCGGGCGCTGCCGGGGACGACGGCCCGGTTCCACCACGTCGACGGTGTGCCCCAAGGGGAGAGGTTCGATCTGATCCTGTGCAATCCGCCGTTCCATGAGGGTGGGACGGTGGGCGATCACATTGCCCTGCGCCTGTTCCGGCAGTCCGCGCGCGCCCTGACCGGCAAGGGGCGTCTGCTGGTGGTGGGGAACCGGCACCTGGGCTATCACGTCAAGCTCAAGCGTCAGTTCCGGCAGGTTCGCCAGCGGGCGGCGGATCCAAAATTCGTGGTTTTCGAGTGCGCGCCGCGTCAGACCGAGGGCGGGCGGTCGTAA